The following proteins are co-located in the bacterium genome:
- a CDS encoding 2-oxoacid:ferredoxin oxidoreductase subunit beta yields MENFLRMDRIPHIWCPTCGIGVTVNCFAQALERCGIPLDDLAVVSGIGCTGRVAGYVKVDSFHTTHGRAIPFATGMKLANPKLKVVVFSGDGDLIAIGGNHLMHAARRNIDITVICVNNFNYAMTGGQVAPTTPRDSVLTTSPYGNFEGSFNLPHLTESIGAVYIARWTALHIHRLTDSIVEALNKPGFSFVEILAPCPTIFERRNKFGDGLDRLKYYYENSEIVHGADPRDADIELRGRIIVGTFINRDRPTYLESMNKHLKSHLGKAFNIYEG; encoded by the coding sequence ATGGAAAATTTCCTGAGGATGGACAGAATTCCGCATATCTGGTGCCCAACCTGCGGTATCGGAGTTACTGTTAACTGTTTTGCCCAGGCATTGGAGAGATGCGGCATTCCTCTTGACGATCTTGCGGTTGTATCGGGAATCGGCTGTACGGGCCGTGTTGCAGGATATGTAAAAGTGGATTCGTTTCATACAACACACGGAAGAGCAATTCCCTTTGCCACAGGTATGAAACTTGCCAATCCGAAATTAAAGGTTGTTGTGTTCAGCGGTGACGGTGATCTTATTGCTATCGGCGGCAATCACCTTATGCATGCTGCAAGACGTAACATTGATATAACCGTAATATGTGTGAATAATTTTAACTATGCAATGACAGGCGGACAGGTAGCACCAACAACTCCGAGAGATTCAGTGCTCACAACCTCCCCTTACGGAAATTTTGAAGGATCTTTTAATCTCCCACATTTGACCGAATCCATAGGCGCGGTTTATATTGCACGATGGACCGCTCTGCACATCCACCGTCTGACAGATTCGATTGTTGAAGCTCTGAATAAACCGGGATTCTCCTTTGTTGAGATTCTTGCACCGTGCCCCACTATCTTTGAGAGGAGAAATAAATTCGGCGATGGCCTTGACAGACTCAAATATTATTATGAAAACAGTGAAATAGTACACGGCGCTGATCCGAGAGATGCTGATATTGAATTAAGAGGCAGGATTATTGTAGGTACTTTTATAAATCGTGACAGGCCGACTTATCTCGAATCTATGAATAAACATCTTAAAAGTCATCTCGGTAAAGCTTTTAATATCTACGAGGGATAG